The proteins below are encoded in one region of Oenanthe melanoleuca isolate GR-GAL-2019-014 chromosome 4A, OMel1.0, whole genome shotgun sequence:
- the C4AH8orf48 gene encoding uncharacterized protein C8orf48 homolog, whose protein sequence is MATSPAESSKKGLGLRQSHSNSALDYSGDTFESFSEDEESQAPGSCCSTEDLEAAAVSEVLENSSPLAGQNPAGVQSSPAPEEESEAGAAIGKWIEAMRKGIYVKNQDPGIKADKSVITAPAGVAGLSPAELAALRAFCSSSISRMQQEQPQKCRKLLWSIPARHSEPGDSSAVPAQLMNRILLGNTRQAVKQVTEAEIHETSACPECQQKETELARAAFLRHKKSLLESALIQERLEEQLYSRDMLTLLGEALRSFPKPSEDLWQRLKDQEMKNLNQP, encoded by the exons ATGGCCACTTCCCCAGCAGAGAGCTCCAAGAAGGGGCTGGGATTGAGGCAGAGTCACAGCAATTCTGCTTTGGACTATTCAGGAGACACCTTTGAGTCCTTcagtgaggatgaggagagcCAAGCACCTGGATCCTGCTGTTCCACAGAGGAtttggaggcagcagctgtgtcaGAGGTGCTGGAAAACTCATCACCACTGGCAGGCCAAAATCCTGCAGGtgtgcagagctctcctgctccag aggaggagtctgaagcaggagctgccatAGGAAAATGGATTGAAGCCATGAGAAAAGGGATTTATGTGAAAAATCAAGACCCTGGGATTAAAGCAGACAAATCTGTcatcacagctcctgctg GAGTTGCTGGGCtctccccagcagagctggctgctctcagggctttctgcagcagcagcatcagcaggatgcagcaggagcagccccagaaatgcaggaagctgctctggagcatcccagcaAGGCACAGTGAGCCAGGAGAttcctctgctgtccctgcccagctgatgaacaggatcctgctgggaaacacCAGGCAGGCTGTGAAACAG GTGACAGAAGCTGAAATCCATGAGACTTCAGCATGTCCTGAGTGCCAGCAGAAGGAGACAGAGCTGgccagagctgcttttctcagGCACAAAAAGTCTCTGCTGGAAAGTGCTTTAATCCAAGAGAGATTGGAAGAACAGCTTTACTCCAGA GACATGCTCACACTTCTGGGAGAAGCACTCAGAAGCTTTCCCAAACCTTCAGAGGATTTGTGGCAAAGGCTGAAGGATCAGGAAATGAAAAACCTGAATCAACCATAA